A genomic window from Triticum urartu cultivar G1812 chromosome 7, Tu2.1, whole genome shotgun sequence includes:
- the LOC125522692 gene encoding 5' exonuclease Apollo-like: MFLFEGAFGNVLHTGDCRLTPDCIQGLPFRYITAEAPGASQAPPSCRIDYLFLDCTFAKCPLQFPAKEASIRQVINCIWEHPNAPTVYLVSDMLGQEDILIEVSRAFGSKIYVDRDKNSECYHTLSLVAPEILTEDVSSRFQVIEFPRLLERATEMLALARARQQPEPLIIRPSTQWYAHYAAPEASLKQKPALTEPMRDEFGVWHVCLTMHSSREELEQALRFLQPKWVISTTPPCLAMDLAYVKKHCFLSRLGPDDPIWKLLRIPHGNATVTGSPQASRTTVEAIKQSEEQESEDTWSAVCSQVLQDEGPVLQDFAIEVAQPVTLFGRARLGLPQDCELWKDEYESVQVAEEAKFEEELQNSNAKSFELWKDFKSDKGTAHMIDLTQAVTNELHDSATEPELQKDCESIDGIQVIDITHDDVCEHSSSRDGGAELAKDMKCNEGAEQIRLSRFEAKEENSTARARFSEICKPRESVKFTAETIGKQAKIEATEELLSEDRTVLSDISNRSEGPDTDRADTAGVGSSKVLNAKLRRLYRSMNVAVPRPLPSLVELMGASKRPRVSSQFHL, from the exons ATGTTTCTGTTCGAGGGCGCCTTCGGCAACGTCCTGCACACCGGCGACTGCCGCCTCACCCCCGACTGCATTCAGGGCCTGCCGTTCAGGTACATCACCGCTGAGGCACCAGGAGCGAGCCAGGCGCCGCCGTCGTGCCGCATCGACTACCTCTTCCTGGACTGCACGTTTGCCAAGTGCCCGCTGCAATTCCCGGCCAAGGAGGCCTCCATACGTCAG GTGATCAACTGCATCTGGGAGCACCCGAATGCGCCGACAGTATATCTCGTGTCCGACATGCTGGGACAGGAGGACATACTGATCGAGGTGTCCAGGGCGTTTGGGTCGAAGATATACGTCGACAGGGACAAGAATTCAGAGTGCTACCACACCCTCTCGCTCGTCGCACCGGAAATCCTCACCGAGGACGTGTCCTCTCGCTTTCAGGTGATCGAATTCCCCCGGTTGTTGGAGCGGGCAACGGAGATGCTTGCATTAGCACGGGCGAGGCAGCAGCCTGAGCCCCTCATCATCAGGCCTTCTACCCAGTGGTACGCGCACTACGCGGCACCAGAGGCGTCGCTGAAGCAGAAGCCGGCGCTGACGGAGCCTATGCGGGATGAATTCGGGGTGTGGCACGTGTGCTTGACGATGCATTCGTCTCGCGAGGAGCTGGAGCAGGCCCTGCGATTCCTCCAGCCCAAGTGGGTCATCTCGACAACACCTCCTTGCCTTGCCATGGATCTGGCCTATGTCAAGAAACACTGCTTCCTGTCCCGGCTAGGCCCCGATGATCCCATCTGGAAGTTGCTCAGAATACCTCATGGAAATGCTACTGTCACAGGCTCACCGCAGGCGTCAAGAACCACAGTAGAAGCCATCAAGCAGAGTGAGGAACAAGAGTCAGAAGACACTTGGTCTGCTGTTTGCAGCCAGGTATTACAAGATGAAGGACCAGTGTTACAAGATTTTGCAATTGAAGTGGCGCAGCCCGTGACATTGTTTGGGAGAGCAAGGCTTGGATTACCTCAGGACTGTGAACTGTGGAAAGACGAGTATGAGAGTGTTCAAGTGGCCGAGGAGGCCAAATTTGAGGAGGAATTGCAGAATTCAAATGCAAAATCCTTCGAGCTATGGAAGGACTTCAAATCTGACAAGGGCACTGCCCACATGATTGATTTAACTCAAGCTGTAACAAACGAGCTCCATGATTCAGCAACAGAACCTGAGTTGCAGAAGGACTGTGAATCCATCGACGGCATTCAAGTAATCGACATTACTCATGATGACGTGTGTGAGCACAGCTCGAGTAGGGACGGCGGTGCTGAACTTGCCAAGGATATGAAATGCAATGAGGGTGCAGAACAAATCAGGTTATCTAGATTCGAGGCGAAAGAAGAGAATTCAACTGCAAGAGCCAGGTTCTCGGAAATTTGCAAGCCCAGGGAGAGTGTCAAATTCACCGCTGAGACAATAGGCAAGCAAGCTAAAATAGAAGCAACAGAAGAACTGCTTTCCGAGGATCGCACTGTTCTATCCGACATTAGCAACAGATCTGAAGGCCCTGACACTGACAGAGCAGATACTGCTGGAGTCGGGTCATCGAAGGTTTTGAATGCGAAGCTGAGGAGGTTGTACAGGTCGATGAACGTGGCAGTTCCTCGGCCATTGCCGTCATTGGTGGAGCTCATGGGAGCCTCCAAACGACCAAGGGTCTCCTCCCAGTTTCATCTATGA